A genomic region of Pseudomonas sp. KU43P contains the following coding sequences:
- a CDS encoding transcriptional regulator: MTLSDYLKTMDKEGLDGLARRCGTSVGQLKQVAYGNRRASAGLAVNLDRETGGQILCESLRPDIDWGYLRQGKH, translated from the coding sequence ATGACGCTTAGCGATTACTTGAAGACGATGGACAAGGAAGGGCTCGATGGCCTCGCACGGCGTTGCGGGACATCGGTTGGCCAGTTGAAACAGGTGGCATATGGGAACCGGCGCGCAAGCGCGGGATTGGCGGTCAATTTGGATCGGGAAACAGGAGGGCAAATTCTCTGTGAGTCGCTACGGCCGGATATCGACTGGGGCTACTTGAGACAGGGAAAGCATTAA
- a CDS encoding phage regulatory CII family protein, producing MSRIDTLPDTGPALSLRHALYRAGREYKGGLTTLAFDMGMDFDALQKKLKHDEERRWLNPDELEEVLQWTSDKRVLDALGRAAGVVWYRPQPIPATNEQLKAVAQLLEEAAQFVSSMHEGAADNVWERHEVQKLEACGMDVIRQVLAITAGARQAMEDEAHG from the coding sequence ATGAGTCGCATCGACACCCTGCCGGACACAGGTCCGGCTCTTTCCCTACGTCATGCACTGTATCGCGCAGGTCGCGAATATAAAGGCGGTCTCACCACGCTGGCTTTCGATATGGGCATGGACTTTGACGCCCTGCAGAAGAAGCTGAAGCATGACGAAGAGCGCCGTTGGCTCAACCCTGACGAGCTTGAAGAGGTACTGCAGTGGACCTCTGATAAGCGCGTCCTTGATGCCCTGGGTAGGGCAGCAGGGGTGGTCTGGTATCGCCCGCAGCCGATTCCTGCAACCAATGAGCAACTGAAGGCGGTCGCCCAGCTGCTTGAGGAAGCGGCGCAGTTTGTCAGCAGCATGCATGAAGGCGCAGCTGACAACGTCTGGGAAAGGCATGAAGTCCAGAAGCTTGAAGCCTGTGGGATGGACGTCATTCGCCAGGTACTTGCAATCACTGCAGGTGCGCGCCAAGCCATGGAGGACGAAGCCCATGGCTGA
- a CDS encoding TraR/DksA C4-type zinc finger protein, with the protein MADAVDFANDHAEYFLQLSLQRLARLPEKPSAQFCEDCDGAIPLARQQSVAGCETCVDCQELRELRR; encoded by the coding sequence ATGGCTGACGCCGTAGATTTCGCCAACGATCACGCCGAGTACTTCCTGCAGCTGTCGCTACAGCGTCTTGCTCGACTCCCCGAAAAGCCCAGCGCCCAGTTCTGCGAGGACTGCGACGGGGCGATACCGCTGGCACGTCAGCAGTCTGTCGCAGGTTGCGAGACCTGTGTCGATTGCCAGGAGCTACGGGAGCTCCGGAGATGA
- a CDS encoding bifunctional DNA primase/polymerase, protein MNERPTPATADWARRYIEIFGLALVPIEPGEKGPKGAGWNKPGGYFTDASNAEAFWTASPNHNLGVVLGPSRVCSLDVDDIELTRQVLQQTLGLDVDALADAYPTSVGNPERFRVMFRVPEGVELSRHALVWPNKNDPDGTIYKGLMAQVKAAQEEGDAAREAAFRMAAEPFKKVTVFELRGGLVQDVLPPSIHPGTRKPYTWRTPPSAEGLPELPADLLAIWQDWDEFKPKGEAVCPWKPKTATLVPAARPSSRPLPAAARSGDRLPEVIPEFNRIHDIATMIEAHGYKRIDGKWLSPHSSSGAPGVTITDGKLYSHHTSDPLANGHKNDAFDVFCILMHDGDQRAATRAAAQLLGIDAKSRPPAPPPLGELPRTPSVVEQADQGPVVDSNVDHLPRTPSDVEAPSPAGFSANGGAGGGTFDMEVAMRRFALVEGTTSVWDLDKGKSMKRTGFEALVGKPLAKEWMERTDKKLIASEKVAELEQARKMSSKKGGALKLEPLDRYIYIDGTKEAWDREKKRRLPEGSVKMALGDAYQLWLNSPERRVVDVDHIVFDPTMTKDPAIYINTFEGLPLEPARDDAACENLRWLISFLCNHDAEALDWLVKWLAYPLQHMGAKLDTAILFHSTMEGSGKSLLFADIMGELYGEYGATVGQDQLEGSFNAWRSGKLWAVFEEVVSRDQRYNQVGKIKHMITGKTVRMESKFINGWEETNHMNAAFLSNEIMPWPISEDDRRMLVMWPLETLPAERQKAIARELANGGVAALYGWLLSVDLEDFNQRTRPPKTEARQRLVELSRTAWQTFFHLWRNGELGYGLWGCCLTSDVYAMFIEWCAHNKEHAMSQTKFSLMLSAKVEKTRAIPWTDCSTEHGMRRFAAFFMPNDGDPSLPPSMNAAVLGKNVREWRERAKLAGWTVEAWDHIKRVAA, encoded by the coding sequence ATGAACGAGCGCCCAACTCCTGCCACAGCTGATTGGGCGCGGCGTTACATTGAAATCTTCGGTCTCGCCCTGGTTCCCATCGAGCCAGGTGAGAAGGGGCCGAAGGGGGCCGGCTGGAACAAGCCAGGTGGCTATTTCACGGATGCCTCGAATGCTGAAGCCTTCTGGACTGCGAGCCCGAATCACAACCTCGGCGTTGTGCTCGGGCCGAGTCGTGTCTGCTCGCTCGACGTTGATGACATTGAGCTGACCCGCCAAGTTCTGCAACAGACCCTTGGCCTCGACGTCGATGCTCTGGCAGATGCGTATCCGACCTCCGTGGGCAACCCGGAGCGGTTCCGCGTTATGTTCCGCGTGCCCGAAGGTGTGGAGCTGAGTCGCCACGCCCTGGTCTGGCCGAACAAGAACGATCCCGATGGCACTATTTACAAGGGGCTCATGGCGCAAGTGAAGGCCGCGCAGGAGGAAGGCGATGCTGCCCGCGAGGCAGCTTTCCGCATGGCGGCTGAGCCCTTCAAGAAAGTGACGGTTTTCGAGCTTCGGGGCGGCCTGGTACAAGACGTCTTGCCGCCGTCCATCCATCCAGGCACCCGTAAGCCCTACACATGGCGTACCCCGCCGAGTGCCGAAGGGCTACCAGAGTTGCCGGCTGACTTGCTGGCCATCTGGCAGGATTGGGACGAGTTCAAGCCGAAGGGGGAGGCTGTTTGCCCGTGGAAGCCGAAGACGGCAACGCTTGTGCCTGCTGCCCGCCCCTCGTCCAGGCCATTACCAGCTGCTGCACGATCTGGTGATCGGCTACCTGAGGTAATTCCTGAATTCAACCGCATCCATGACATCGCCACGATGATCGAGGCGCACGGCTACAAGCGCATCGACGGGAAGTGGTTGAGCCCGCACAGCAGCTCTGGTGCGCCTGGCGTGACTATCACGGATGGCAAGCTGTACTCGCATCACACATCGGATCCGCTGGCGAACGGGCACAAGAACGACGCGTTCGATGTTTTCTGCATACTAATGCACGACGGGGACCAGAGGGCTGCGACCAGGGCGGCTGCTCAGCTCCTCGGCATTGACGCGAAATCTCGTCCGCCAGCACCGCCGCCATTGGGCGAGCTTCCCCGTACCCCATCGGTGGTTGAGCAGGCCGACCAAGGGCCAGTCGTCGACAGTAATGTCGATCACCTTCCCCGCACCCCATCGGACGTCGAGGCGCCGAGCCCGGCCGGCTTCTCGGCCAACGGGGGGGCAGGGGGTGGCACCTTCGATATGGAAGTTGCGATGCGGCGTTTCGCCCTGGTCGAAGGCACCACCAGTGTGTGGGACTTGGACAAAGGGAAGTCGATGAAACGGACAGGCTTCGAGGCCCTGGTCGGCAAGCCGCTCGCGAAGGAGTGGATGGAGCGGACAGACAAGAAGCTCATCGCCTCCGAGAAGGTGGCTGAGCTTGAGCAGGCCCGAAAAATGTCCAGTAAGAAGGGTGGGGCGCTAAAGCTGGAGCCGCTCGATCGGTACATCTACATCGATGGTACGAAAGAGGCCTGGGATCGCGAGAAGAAACGCCGTCTACCTGAGGGCAGCGTGAAAATGGCCTTGGGTGACGCCTATCAGCTCTGGTTGAACAGCCCGGAACGGCGGGTGGTGGACGTCGACCACATCGTGTTCGACCCGACGATGACCAAGGATCCGGCGATCTACATCAACACGTTCGAGGGCTTGCCGCTTGAGCCTGCCCGCGACGACGCGGCTTGCGAGAATCTGCGTTGGCTGATCTCGTTCCTTTGCAACCATGACGCAGAGGCGTTGGACTGGCTGGTGAAGTGGCTGGCGTACCCGCTGCAGCATATGGGCGCGAAGCTGGACACGGCGATCCTGTTCCACTCGACCATGGAAGGCTCGGGCAAGAGCCTGCTGTTCGCAGACATCATGGGCGAGTTGTACGGTGAGTACGGTGCCACCGTTGGGCAAGACCAGCTGGAGGGCAGCTTCAACGCTTGGCGAAGCGGCAAGCTCTGGGCTGTGTTCGAAGAAGTCGTGAGCCGTGACCAGCGCTACAACCAGGTCGGCAAGATCAAGCACATGATCACCGGCAAAACGGTGCGCATGGAGTCGAAGTTTATCAACGGCTGGGAAGAGACCAACCACATGAACGCGGCTTTCTTGAGCAACGAGATCATGCCGTGGCCGATCAGCGAAGACGACCGCCGAATGCTGGTCATGTGGCCCTTGGAGACGCTTCCCGCTGAGAGGCAGAAGGCAATCGCCAGGGAGCTGGCGAACGGTGGGGTGGCTGCATTGTACGGATGGCTGCTGAGCGTCGACCTCGAGGACTTCAATCAGCGCACGCGTCCACCGAAGACCGAGGCCCGGCAGCGCCTGGTTGAGCTGAGCCGTACGGCCTGGCAGACCTTCTTCCACCTCTGGCGAAATGGTGAGCTTGGGTACGGCCTATGGGGCTGCTGCCTGACCTCGGATGTGTACGCCATGTTCATTGAGTGGTGCGCCCACAACAAGGAGCATGCGATGAGCCAGACCAAGTTCTCACTGATGCTCAGTGCGAAGGTAGAGAAGACGAGGGCCATCCCCTGGACGGACTGTTCCACGGAGCACGGGATGCGTCGTTTCGCAGCGTTCTTCATGCCCAACGATGGTGATCCTTCCCTGCCCCCATCCATGAATGCGGCCGTGCTGGGCAAGAACGTTCGCGAGTGGCGCGAGCGAGCGAAGCTCGCGGGCTGGACGGTGGAAGCCTGGGACCACATCAAGAGGGTTGCAGCATGA
- a CDS encoding phage holin family protein encodes MNSEQQALVEMPIWMVIILSLVGGVSGEMWRADKAGVRGWALVRRIILRSGACIVCGLSTIMLLYSMGASLWAAAAFGCLTAMAGADVAISLYERWAAKRLGVCEVPPVSREG; translated from the coding sequence ATGAACAGCGAGCAACAAGCATTAGTCGAGATGCCGATCTGGATGGTGATCATTCTTTCCTTAGTCGGCGGTGTGTCGGGTGAGATGTGGAGGGCTGACAAAGCTGGGGTCCGTGGTTGGGCGCTGGTTCGGCGCATCATCTTGCGCTCGGGTGCCTGCATTGTTTGCGGCCTGTCCACCATCATGCTGCTGTATTCGATGGGGGCATCGCTCTGGGCGGCTGCAGCGTTCGGGTGCCTGACCGCGATGGCAGGTGCTGATGTCGCTATCAGCCTTTACGAACGTTGGGCAGCGAAGCGGCTGGGCGTTTGCGAAGTGCCGCCGGTGAGCCGTGAAGGGTAA
- a CDS encoding HNH endonuclease signature motif containing protein, producing the protein MKGNERRGSSASRGYGHRWRLAREVFLGANPFCSMCSTAFRPVAATVVDHKVAPRLQEAKEFGDPDKIKAAWKLFWDQGNWQPLCKLCHDSVKQRLERSGRVAGCSPSGMPLDPNHHWNRR; encoded by the coding sequence GTGAAGGGTAACGAACGGCGGGGCAGTAGCGCATCGCGTGGCTACGGTCACCGCTGGCGGTTGGCTCGGGAGGTGTTTCTCGGGGCCAACCCGTTCTGCTCAATGTGTTCGACGGCCTTCCGGCCGGTGGCTGCCACGGTGGTAGACCACAAGGTCGCGCCCCGTCTGCAGGAGGCAAAGGAATTCGGTGACCCTGACAAGATCAAGGCCGCGTGGAAGCTGTTCTGGGATCAGGGCAACTGGCAGCCACTGTGCAAACTGTGCCATGACTCGGTGAAGCAGAGGCTGGAGCGCAGCGGGCGGGTGGCTGGCTGCAGCCCGTCCGGCATGCCGCTTGACCCCAACCACCACTGGAACCGGCGTTGA
- a CDS encoding phage terminase small subunit P27 family: MAGNGNSGRPGLPASVHLLNGNRSKLSPAQLMNEIKDPAVPVGVPPMPDFLTGDAAAEWTRITEALLALGWVSRLDQLALATYCQAYGDWLRFQRLIAERNAQSLDGLGGEVQTFKTGAQQTHVLRQLANDAEKRANAAGAQFGLSPLARRNMRAAPAAQGDLFPNAERDAASKYFS; the protein is encoded by the coding sequence ATGGCCGGAAACGGTAACTCCGGGCGGCCTGGGCTGCCCGCATCGGTGCATCTGCTCAACGGCAACCGCAGCAAGCTTTCACCTGCGCAGCTGATGAACGAAATCAAAGACCCTGCGGTGCCGGTCGGCGTGCCGCCTATGCCGGACTTCCTCACGGGCGACGCGGCCGCTGAGTGGACACGCATCACTGAGGCGCTACTTGCACTGGGTTGGGTGTCACGGCTCGACCAGTTGGCGCTTGCGACGTACTGCCAGGCCTACGGCGACTGGCTGCGCTTCCAGCGTTTGATCGCTGAGCGCAATGCTCAGTCACTGGACGGCCTGGGCGGTGAGGTGCAGACCTTCAAGACCGGCGCGCAGCAGACCCATGTGCTGCGCCAGTTGGCCAACGACGCTGAGAAGCGAGCCAACGCGGCCGGTGCTCAGTTCGGGTTATCTCCCCTGGCGCGCCGGAACATGAGAGCCGCACCGGCGGCACAAGGAGATTTGTTCCCGAATGCAGAACGAGACGCTGCCTCAAAGTATTTCAGCTGA
- a CDS encoding terminase large subunit — MQNETLPQSISADCRVKAFADQVLAGSIVAGPDVRNAARRHLLDLDSGHERGLIWNAEAALRAIGFFEDVLRLNGGDFEGLPFRLAPWQAFIVGSLFGWYTDDGYRRFRQAYIETGKGSGKSPLVGGIGLYGLVADGEQRAEVYAAATKKDQAQILFRDAVAMVNMAPHLAGRLVQSGRDEKVWNLFYPATNSFFRPISSDDGQSGPRPHVALIDELHEHKTASAVNMMRAGTKFRRRALIVMITNSGSDKGSVCGQYHDLGVRICEGKEHNDAFFAFICSLDKGDDPFKDEACWPKVNPSLDYILEGQTDGIPGRKYLREQVAEAKGLPAKEAVVRRLNFCEWTQATSPWLSWEIWSGAAERVPMRVLRNRPCVGGLDLSSTTDLTAFVLMFSPTPYDPHWRSLSYFWIPDEDLVGREKRDRVPYLQWIKERHLETTPGRAISKLHVLRRLQTICDFFDVRRIAYDRWRIEDLLQLMTDNGITLPELKPFGQGFKDMGPAVDEFERRLLGRKAEPSEVIELDPEDFEVVSEVTTVSEVVETLLHDDNPVMTWNAGNAVIVFDPANNRKVDKSKATGRIDGIVAAVMAVGISSDISEASGTSVYDEGVGI, encoded by the coding sequence ATGCAGAACGAGACGCTGCCTCAAAGTATTTCAGCTGACTGCCGGGTAAAGGCGTTTGCGGACCAGGTGCTGGCCGGTTCAATCGTCGCCGGGCCGGATGTTCGCAACGCTGCGCGGCGCCATCTGTTGGACCTGGACAGCGGGCATGAGCGCGGGTTGATCTGGAATGCCGAAGCTGCCTTACGCGCCATAGGTTTTTTCGAAGACGTGCTTCGATTGAACGGTGGCGACTTTGAGGGGCTGCCCTTTCGCCTCGCACCGTGGCAAGCGTTCATCGTCGGTAGCCTGTTTGGCTGGTACACCGATGATGGCTACCGCCGGTTTCGCCAGGCGTACATCGAAACCGGCAAGGGCTCGGGCAAGTCGCCGCTTGTTGGCGGGATCGGCCTTTATGGCTTGGTTGCTGACGGCGAGCAACGAGCGGAGGTGTATGCAGCGGCCACGAAAAAGGACCAGGCGCAGATCCTGTTCCGCGATGCGGTAGCGATGGTCAACATGGCGCCGCATCTTGCCGGGCGTCTTGTCCAGTCCGGACGTGATGAGAAGGTCTGGAACCTTTTCTATCCCGCGACCAACAGTTTTTTCCGCCCGATCAGCTCCGACGACGGCCAGTCCGGCCCCCGGCCCCATGTGGCGTTGATCGATGAGCTGCATGAGCACAAGACCGCCAGTGCCGTGAACATGATGCGAGCCGGTACCAAGTTCCGGCGCCGGGCATTGATCGTGATGATCACCAACAGTGGTTCCGATAAGGGCTCGGTGTGTGGCCAGTATCACGACCTTGGTGTGCGAATCTGTGAAGGAAAAGAGCATAACGACGCGTTCTTTGCCTTCATCTGCTCGCTCGATAAGGGGGACGACCCTTTCAAGGACGAAGCGTGCTGGCCGAAGGTGAACCCGTCGCTGGACTACATCCTTGAGGGGCAGACCGATGGCATTCCTGGTCGTAAGTATCTGCGTGAGCAGGTGGCCGAGGCTAAGGGGTTGCCAGCCAAGGAGGCTGTGGTCAGGCGCCTGAATTTCTGCGAGTGGACACAGGCGACATCGCCGTGGCTGTCGTGGGAAATCTGGAGCGGTGCGGCCGAGCGGGTGCCGATGCGAGTTCTACGCAACAGGCCATGCGTCGGCGGGCTCGACTTATCCAGCACCACGGACCTGACGGCGTTCGTGCTGATGTTCAGCCCAACGCCTTACGACCCTCATTGGCGCTCTCTGTCGTATTTCTGGATCCCCGACGAGGACCTGGTGGGGCGGGAGAAACGCGACCGTGTTCCGTACCTGCAGTGGATCAAAGAGCGCCACCTTGAAACGACGCCGGGTCGGGCCATCAGCAAGCTGCACGTGCTCAGGCGGCTACAGACGATCTGCGATTTCTTCGACGTGCGGCGTATTGCCTACGATCGATGGCGGATCGAGGACCTACTGCAGCTGATGACCGACAACGGCATCACGCTGCCGGAGCTCAAGCCTTTTGGCCAAGGTTTTAAGGACATGGGGCCGGCGGTGGATGAGTTCGAGCGGCGCTTGTTGGGCCGCAAGGCCGAGCCATCTGAGGTGATCGAGCTGGACCCCGAGGATTTCGAGGTTGTGTCGGAGGTCACCACGGTCTCAGAGGTGGTCGAGACCCTGCTGCACGACGACAACCCCGTGATGACCTGGAACGCAGGCAACGCGGTGATCGTCTTCGACCCAGCCAACAATCGGAAGGTCGACAAATCCAAAGCCACGGGCCGTATCGACGGCATTGTCGCTGCTGTGATGGCGGTTGGCATCAGCAGCGACATTTCCGAAGCATCAGGCACGTCGGTTTACGACGAAGGGGTAGGTATATGA
- a CDS encoding phage portal protein, which produces MFFSSLLASGAGTLTNPDSGFWRGLLGGGRSSAGVAVTPESALALPILQNCVTLLAETVAQLPLDLFQRKDKGQRDAAINHPLYDVLRYQPNPFQTPCEYMERHQGAAGLRGNAFSFIDRREDGNVTALWSLKNEQVQVLKGADLLPYYRIGTSESVPMRMVHHVRWFGTNPYVGLSPIELHADAIGLTQAVRQYTGKSFANGVAVSGVIERPREAPAIKDQGTIDKIVDQWGQKFGGMDNAKKVALLQEGMTFKPVSMTNVDAEIVGIMKLTGLDIARIYKIPLPMVNDLEKSNYNTLEQLMIQFVVFALLPWVKRHEQAMMRDFLLPKDRREYFIEFNLSGLLRGDQKSRYEAYAIGRQWGWLSVNDIRRLENMPPVQGGDIYLQPLNMVDAGKQPDLNNPTVRAQLELQHAEIGRILAQ; this is translated from the coding sequence ATGTTCTTTTCCAGCTTGCTCGCTTCGGGCGCGGGCACGTTGACCAATCCGGACAGCGGCTTTTGGCGCGGTCTGCTCGGTGGCGGTCGAAGCTCGGCTGGTGTAGCGGTAACGCCAGAGTCTGCGCTTGCCCTGCCCATCCTGCAAAACTGCGTCACCTTGCTGGCCGAAACGGTGGCGCAGCTGCCTCTTGACCTGTTCCAGCGCAAGGATAAGGGGCAACGGGATGCGGCGATCAATCACCCGTTGTACGACGTGCTGCGCTATCAGCCCAACCCGTTCCAAACACCCTGTGAATACATGGAGCGGCACCAGGGGGCGGCCGGCCTGCGGGGTAACGCCTTCAGCTTCATCGACCGGCGCGAAGACGGCAACGTCACGGCGCTGTGGTCACTAAAGAACGAGCAGGTCCAGGTGCTTAAGGGCGCCGATCTGTTGCCTTACTACCGGATTGGTACCAGCGAGTCGGTGCCCATGCGGATGGTGCATCACGTTCGCTGGTTCGGTACGAACCCTTATGTCGGGCTGTCACCCATAGAGTTGCATGCTGACGCGATTGGGCTGACTCAGGCGGTACGCCAGTACACCGGCAAAAGCTTTGCCAACGGCGTGGCCGTGTCCGGCGTGATCGAGCGACCCCGCGAGGCACCCGCGATTAAAGATCAGGGCACCATCGACAAGATCGTCGATCAGTGGGGGCAGAAGTTCGGCGGTATGGACAACGCCAAGAAAGTCGCCCTGCTGCAGGAAGGCATGACCTTCAAGCCGGTGTCGATGACCAACGTTGACGCTGAAATCGTCGGCATCATGAAGCTGACCGGCCTGGACATTGCGCGGATCTACAAGATACCCCTGCCCATGGTGAACGACCTGGAGAAGTCGAACTACAACACCCTGGAGCAGTTGATGATCCAGTTCGTGGTGTTCGCCTTACTGCCCTGGGTGAAGCGCCATGAACAAGCGATGATGCGCGACTTCCTGCTGCCGAAGGATCGCCGGGAATACTTCATTGAGTTCAACCTGTCCGGGCTGCTGCGCGGCGACCAGAAAAGCCGCTATGAGGCTTACGCTATCGGTCGCCAGTGGGGTTGGCTGAGCGTGAACGACATCCGGCGGTTGGAGAACATGCCGCCCGTGCAGGGCGGTGATATCTACCTGCAGCCCCTCAACATGGTTGACGCTGGCAAGCAGCCCGACCTGAACAACCCCACCGTGCGCGCCCAGCTGGAGCTGCAGCACGCCGAGATCGGGAGGATCCTCGCCCAATGA
- a CDS encoding S49 family peptidase: MSKRYLRASSLLFNQPLLVTPDMLDLGVRWANQTMSLNIINLGGSSAQLWKDDDPIDRVAYADEQRRNAIAQTGIEVIPVSGVLVSRGSHLNACETMTSYEGLRSQLQRAVADPLVEHIVLDIDSPGGSAVGAFELAEDIRAMTAQKPITGLVNFMAYSGGYLIGSACSEIVVSRTSGVGSIGVIASHMDRSKMEEGMGVKVTTVYAGAHKNDLSPHEPITEQSMKFLNELVQESYQMFVSAVAEYRGLPLAKVIGTEAALYRGQNAINAGLADRLQNPQHTVDELSRAVAQNRATRQTGRISVRAAALAMQSLA, encoded by the coding sequence ATGAGTAAGCGCTATCTGCGGGCCTCCAGCCTGCTGTTCAATCAACCCCTGCTGGTCACGCCAGACATGCTCGACCTGGGCGTGCGTTGGGCCAATCAAACCATGAGCCTCAACATCATCAACCTCGGAGGCAGCTCGGCCCAGCTCTGGAAGGATGATGATCCGATCGACCGGGTGGCCTACGCAGACGAGCAGCGGCGCAATGCCATTGCCCAGACCGGGATTGAGGTCATCCCGGTCAGCGGTGTGCTGGTCAGTCGCGGCAGTCACCTTAACGCGTGCGAAACCATGACCAGTTACGAAGGGCTGCGCTCCCAGCTGCAGCGCGCAGTAGCTGATCCATTGGTCGAACACATCGTGCTGGATATCGACAGTCCTGGTGGCTCTGCCGTGGGCGCCTTCGAGCTGGCCGAGGATATCCGGGCGATGACCGCGCAGAAGCCTATCACCGGCTTGGTGAACTTCATGGCGTACAGCGGCGGCTACCTGATCGGCTCGGCGTGCAGCGAGATCGTGGTTAGTCGCACTAGCGGTGTCGGCTCCATCGGGGTGATTGCCAGTCACATGGACCGTTCGAAGATGGAAGAGGGGATGGGGGTCAAGGTGACCACGGTGTATGCCGGGGCACACAAGAACGACCTCTCGCCGCATGAGCCCATTACTGAGCAGTCGATGAAGTTCCTCAACGAGCTGGTGCAGGAGAGTTACCAGATGTTTGTCAGTGCTGTTGCCGAGTATCGCGGCCTTCCGCTTGCCAAAGTGATTGGCACCGAGGCTGCGCTCTATCGCGGTCAGAATGCAATCAATGCAGGCCTGGCTGACCGCCTGCAGAACCCTCAACACACCGTTGACGAGCTGTCTCGAGCCGTTGCGCAGAACCGTGCAACACGCCAGACGGGCCGTATCAGCGTGCGAGCAGCAGCGTTAGCGATGCAGTCGCTCGCCTGA
- a CDS encoding phage major capsid protein, translating into MSLVLQMRNERAGLVAQVQALAQIEAGGGSLTAEQLQQFTSLETQINDLTAKIKRAESAEQLAAASAVPITESAQGVTGPPGSNISGPFSEKAKPGTGMAQMARLLASAHGNQQTAAQMAKDGGFPADVHMALSVVTPGAGGVLVPQNFATEVIESLRPVSIVRKMGVTSLPLNNGNLTQPRITGNTVVTYIGSDTDIPITGMAFADTKLSAKKAAAIVPISNDLLAMSGVNPRVDGLVLSDLTVSMGLSEDLHFIRADGSGSLPKGMRYWALPFNVLPAPAVDGLTLEKIDLFLGGMMLRLETANVMMKSCGWLMAPRVLRWLQALRDGNGNKAYPEIDQGMLKGYPVGLSNQIPVNLGADGNETEIYFVNFADCMIGEDMDLTLSFSNEASYKDAEGNMVSAFQRDQTLLRVIAKHDFGPRHVESIVVAVAVKWGAGM; encoded by the coding sequence ATGTCCCTTGTACTTCAAATGCGTAACGAGCGCGCCGGCCTGGTCGCCCAGGTGCAGGCCCTTGCCCAAATCGAGGCAGGCGGCGGTAGCTTGACCGCCGAGCAGTTGCAGCAATTCACCAGCCTCGAAACGCAGATCAATGATCTGACGGCCAAGATCAAGCGTGCCGAGTCGGCCGAGCAGCTGGCTGCAGCCAGCGCGGTACCTATCACCGAGTCGGCTCAAGGCGTCACTGGCCCGCCGGGCAGCAATATTTCCGGCCCATTCAGCGAAAAGGCCAAGCCTGGTACCGGCATGGCGCAGATGGCTCGTTTGTTGGCCTCTGCCCACGGCAACCAGCAGACAGCCGCCCAAATGGCGAAGGACGGCGGTTTCCCCGCTGATGTCCACATGGCGTTGAGCGTCGTAACTCCGGGTGCCGGCGGTGTGCTGGTGCCGCAGAATTTCGCTACCGAGGTCATCGAGTCGCTTCGGCCGGTGTCCATTGTCCGCAAGATGGGCGTCACCAGCTTGCCGCTGAACAACGGCAACCTGACCCAGCCGCGTATCACCGGCAACACCGTGGTGACATACATCGGCAGCGATACCGATATCCCGATCACCGGCATGGCGTTCGCCGACACCAAGCTTTCGGCGAAAAAGGCCGCCGCTATCGTGCCGATTTCCAATGACCTGTTAGCCATGAGCGGGGTTAACCCTCGGGTCGATGGCCTTGTGCTCAGTGACCTGACCGTGAGCATGGGCCTGTCGGAGGATCTGCACTTTATCCGCGCTGATGGCTCTGGCTCGCTGCCCAAGGGGATGCGCTACTGGGCGCTGCCGTTCAACGTCTTGCCAGCGCCTGCGGTCGATGGCCTGACGCTGGAAAAGATCGACCTGTTCCTGGGCGGCATGATGCTGCGCCTGGAAACCGCGAACGTGATGATGAAGTCGTGCGGCTGGCTGATGGCGCCGCGTGTGTTGCGTTGGCTGCAGGCGCTGCGTGACGGCAACGGCAACAAGGCCTATCCGGAGATCGATCAGGGCATGCTGAAAGGCTACCCAGTCGGTTTGAGCAACCAGATTCCGGTCAACCTCGGCGCCGACGGCAATGAAACCGAGATCTACTTCGTCAACTTCGCCGACTGCATGATCGGCGAGGACATGGACCTGACCCTGAGCTTCAGCAACGAGGCCTCCTACAAGGACGCCGAGGGCAACATGGTCAGCGCCTTCCAGCGTGACCAGACCTTGCTGCGTGTCATCGCGAAACACGACTTCGGCCCGCGTCACGTCGAGAGCATCGTGGTGGCGGTCGCCGTGAAGTGGGGCGCAGGCATGTAA
- a CDS encoding head-tail adaptor protein, producing MQVRKRADKPSGPGLESELTHVCWRWVKVEPLGTATYAAAQQTNTGVTHRLYCRFIPDLASDCEFVGRGRIYRVKRPTELAGEQIWSVVEVEELGAQPAQAGGGRGQLRFD from the coding sequence ATGCAGGTGCGGAAAAGAGCTGACAAGCCGTCAGGGCCGGGGCTTGAGTCTGAACTCACGCATGTTTGCTGGCGTTGGGTGAAGGTTGAGCCGTTGGGCACCGCGACCTATGCCGCGGCTCAGCAAACAAACACCGGGGTCACGCACCGTTTGTACTGCCGCTTCATTCCCGACTTGGCTTCAGATTGCGAATTCGTTGGTCGGGGGCGGATTTATCGGGTGAAGCGTCCCACTGAGCTTGCGGGCGAGCAGATCTGGTCGGTGGTGGAGGTGGAAGAGCTGGGAGCGCAGCCTGCTCAGGCGGGAGGTGGCCGTGGCCAACTCCGTTTCGATTGA